One window of Drosophila gunungcola strain Sukarami chromosome 2L unlocalized genomic scaffold, Dgunungcola_SK_2 000037F, whole genome shotgun sequence genomic DNA carries:
- the LOC128253480 gene encoding RCC1-like G exchanging factor-like protein, which produces MLKAGKFGLGISRSYTAKAKRVVLAQDKSKIKEYTPKTTDSHENRVYVWGFQETGALGLQTNVKKAKERYTEMVHHPTRLQFSNNNDITDVAAGYGFTAYAVKRDDGETLFGSGLNTDSQLGFQVKGNPKDPANLDVIIYPTAIKLPRVQGESDEDMQVKSMSAGRAHLVILTKNGTIFTLGNNSYGQCGRSIIEEERYSKSALIHRIPQADICGKDDEIVQVECGQDHSMFLTKTGRIHTCGWGADGQTGQGNYHTAGQITLIGGDIEKEKIVRLSCSSDCVLALNEAGDAFGWGNSEYGQLDDSEHAQTQINTPRALKLTKSIGKIKDVAAGGSFCMALNDQGLVYTWGFGILGFGPFVEQTSKPQHLLPPLFGRNDFSNATSVVSIGCGVFHMGAVNSDGDLFMWGKNRFGHLGLGHKKDQFFPFKAAINGKVTKVAYGVDHTIALCKAYF; this is translated from the coding sequence ATGCTGAAAGCCGGAAAATTTGGTCTTGGGATCAGCAGATCATATACAGCAAAAGCCAAAAGGGTAGTTCTGGCCCAGGACAAGTCAAAAATCAAGGAATACACCCCGAAAACCACGGACAGCCATGAGAACCGCGTTTACGTTTGGGGATTCCAGGAAACTGGAGCTCTAGGCCTCCAAACCAATGTGAAGAAAGCCAAGGAACGCTATACGGAGATGGTTCATCATCCTACTAGGTTGCAATTCTCCAACAATAATGATATTACGGATGTGGCGGCAGGTTACGGGTTCACAGCCTACGCCGTAAAAAGAGATGACGGGGAGACACTTTTTGGCAGCGGCCTAAACACAGATTCCCAACTGGGTTTCCAAGTCAAAGGTAATCCGAAGGATCCAGCCAATCTGGATGTGATTATCTATCCCACAGCCATAAAACTACCCAGAGTGCAAGGAGAATCGGATGAAGATATGCAGGTGAAGAGCATGTCAGCGGGAAGAGCTCATCTGGTGATCCTGACCAAAAACGGAACCATCTTCACATTGGGCAACAACTCCTATGGGCAGTGTGGTCGCTCTATCATCGAGGAGGAGCGTTACAGCAAGAGTGCCCTGATCCACAGGATTCCGCAGGCGGATATATGCGGCAAGGATGATGAAATAGTCCAGGTAGAATGCGGACAGGATCACAGCATGTTCCTCACCAAAACCGGACGGATTCACACCTGCGGTTGGGGTGCAGATGGTCAGACTGGCCAGGGAAATTACCACACAGCCGGGCAGATAACCCTCATAGGAGGCGACATAGAAAAGGAGAAAATTGTGAGACTAAGCTGCTCATCGGATTGCGTTTTGGCCCTGAACGAAGCAGGCGATGCCTTCGGATGGGGCAACTCGGAGTATGGACAGCTGGATGACTCTGAACATGCGCAGACCCAAATAAATACACCCAGAGCTCTCAAGCTAACCAAATCCATTGGCAAGATCAAGGATGTGGCTGCAGGAGGATCCTTTTGCATGGCCCTCAATGATCAGGGTTTGGTTTACACCTGGGGCTTTGGCATCCTCGGTTTTGGACCCTTTGTGGAGCAAACTTCCAAGCCACAGCATCTCTTACCCCCGCTCTTTGGGAGGAATGACTTTAGCAACGCGACTTCGGTGGTTTCCATTGGATGCGGAGTCTTTCACATGGGCGCAGTCAACTCGGATGGAGATCTCTTCATGTGGGGAAAGAATAGATTCGGTCATCTGGGCTTGGGACACAAAAAGGATCAGTTCTTCCCCTTCAAGGCGGCCATCAATGGAAAAGTTACCAAAGTTGCCTACGGAGTGGATCACACTATTGCCCTTTGCAAGGCCTACTTCTAG
- the LOC128253485 gene encoding integral membrane protein 2B encodes MTILGKLRGEITDQEKVPLPMNLNDEALMHHGSLIAPKVAYSDNEADAESMVFNRPQHHCLKSFLLFLIAVVVMLLGVLGGWTLYRVYAPSHGSMRYHALCEIPYPEDSMEMARVYPRSDGPFALNWRSLMPDFGPPMTNSGSLDDNYFREDIELDGDSDEEGYARVDVPDFKDGRRGRFMHDFKENQSAIIDTTTGRCFIMPLDRDTTLPPTSFADLMKKMSTGYYNIDTERVRRQMRVVTPRITDLSLFSERIANECYDMKVYMMEKFVSGISKRSADPLPDSGKYAEFMGKGVIEYDLANIAEVEAYEANEANQRA; translated from the exons CGCTGATGCATCATGGCTCCCTAATCGCA CCCAAGGTGGCTTACAGCGACAATGAAGCCGATGCGGAATCGATGGTCTTCAATAGACCCCAGCACCATTGTCTCAAGTCCTTTCTGCTGTTCCTGATCGCCGTGGTCGTGATGCTCCTGGGTGTATTGGGCGGATGGACTCTATATCGCGTATACGCCCCATCGCACGGCAGCATGAGGTACCACGCCCTGTGCGAGATTCCCTATCCAGAGGACTCGATGGAAATGGCGCGTGTGTATCCACGCTCCGATGGACCCTTCGCCTTGAACTGGCGCTCCCTGATGCCCGACTTTGGACCCCCGATGACAAACAGTGGATCGCTCGATGACAACTACTTCCGCGAGGACATCGAACTGGACGGCGATAGCGATGAGGAGGGATACGCCCGCGTGGATGTGCCCGACTTCAAGGATGGACGGCGAGGTCGTTTCATGCACGACTTCAAGGAGAATCAGTCGGCCATTATCGACACCACCACTGGCAGGTGCTTCATAATGCCCTTGGATCGGGATACCACTCTGCCGCCCACCAGCTTTGCGGATCTCATGAAGAAGATGAGCACTGGCTACTACAACATCGACACGGAGCGCGTTCGGCGCCAGATGCGCGTGGTAACGCCCCGCATCACCGATCTCTCGCTCTTCTCGGAGCGAATTGCCAACGAGTGCTACGACATGAAGGTCTACATGATGGAGAAGTTCGTCTCGGGCA TTTCGAAGAGGTCGGCTGATCCTCTGCCTGATTCCGGCAAATACGCCGAGTTCATGGGCAAGGGAGTCATCGAGTACGATTTGGCCAATATTGCCGAAGTGGAGGCCTATGAGGCAAATGAGGCTAACCAACGAGCCTGA